From Planctomycetia bacterium, one genomic window encodes:
- the treZ gene encoding malto-oligosyltrehalose trehalohydrolase: MAPVIKPFHEVSLRARPHGAFQLADGTVEWSLWAPQARSVEVAIECGGARVARRMAIASDGYFTHTEQRATNDIVRYAFRLDDNDRWLPDPASRWQPDGVHQPSALYCAEDFRWTDADWGGVTMRDLAIYEMHVGTFTEEGTFDAIVPRLGELRDLGVTAIELMPVAQFPGDRNWGYDGVYLYAVQSSYGGPRALQRLVDACHAHGLAVILDVVYNHLGPEGNYLNAFGPYFTDFYRTIWGQAWNYHGADSDPVRRFILDNACMWIRDFHVDGLRLDAVHAIIDLSSKHILAEIGEAAQETSRALERDVVVIAEIGENDPRHLEPCDHGGFGLQGVWSDDFHHCAHALLTGERDGYYFDFGGVEHLAKAFAEGFVYDGCYSPFHRRRHGDSSRDIARERLVTCIQNHDQVGNRAFGERLPALVSPEKVRFAAAAALLAPTTPLLFMGEEYGESEPFQFFCSFGDENLIEAVRRGRREEFAALAFHWKEEVPDPNVVETFVRSRLSWRWEDDPVRAGMRRLYRALLHARRVWPALVDREHTEVSIVSRDGQPARLIIERGSKRELHIVFNLLDGVQPLEESSKSDRVVLLSTAVFRYGGRRQTATSELLPFEVVVKGPIAWKLEG; encoded by the coding sequence ATGGCTCCGGTGATCAAACCTTTTCACGAAGTGTCGCTCCGTGCCAGGCCGCATGGAGCGTTTCAGTTGGCGGACGGCACGGTAGAATGGAGTCTGTGGGCCCCTCAGGCGCGGAGCGTGGAAGTCGCGATCGAATGTGGCGGCGCCCGCGTTGCGCGGCGCATGGCGATCGCGTCGGACGGCTATTTCACGCATACCGAGCAGCGCGCGACCAACGACATCGTACGATATGCCTTCCGGCTAGACGACAACGACCGTTGGTTGCCGGATCCAGCTTCGCGTTGGCAGCCCGACGGTGTTCATCAACCGTCCGCTCTTTATTGCGCGGAGGACTTCCGTTGGACCGATGCGGATTGGGGCGGCGTGACGATGCGGGACTTGGCGATCTATGAAATGCACGTCGGCACGTTCACCGAGGAGGGCACGTTCGACGCGATCGTCCCGCGGCTCGGCGAACTGCGTGACTTAGGCGTAACGGCGATCGAGTTGATGCCAGTCGCGCAGTTTCCAGGCGATCGCAATTGGGGCTACGATGGCGTCTATTTGTACGCCGTGCAGTCAAGCTACGGCGGGCCTCGCGCATTGCAACGACTCGTCGACGCCTGTCACGCGCATGGCTTGGCCGTGATCCTGGACGTCGTGTACAACCATCTCGGACCAGAAGGAAACTACCTCAATGCATTCGGCCCTTATTTCACGGACTTTTATCGCACGATCTGGGGCCAGGCCTGGAACTATCATGGCGCCGACAGCGATCCGGTGCGCCGCTTCATCCTCGACAATGCGTGCATGTGGATTCGAGACTTCCATGTTGACGGACTACGATTGGACGCGGTACACGCGATCATCGACCTGAGTTCCAAGCACATCTTGGCGGAGATCGGCGAGGCGGCGCAAGAGACCTCGCGGGCGCTGGAGCGAGACGTCGTGGTGATTGCTGAGATCGGCGAAAACGATCCTCGACATCTTGAGCCGTGCGACCATGGCGGCTTCGGTCTGCAAGGCGTATGGAGCGATGACTTTCATCATTGCGCGCATGCGTTGCTGACCGGCGAACGCGACGGCTACTATTTTGATTTCGGCGGCGTAGAGCACTTGGCGAAAGCCTTTGCCGAAGGCTTCGTCTACGACGGGTGCTATAGCCCGTTCCACAGGCGCCGTCATGGCGACTCCTCGCGTGATATCGCTCGCGAGCGGTTGGTGACGTGCATTCAAAACCACGATCAAGTCGGGAACCGCGCCTTTGGCGAGCGCTTGCCGGCGCTGGTGTCGCCCGAGAAAGTGCGATTTGCCGCGGCGGCGGCGCTCCTGGCGCCCACCACGCCGCTGCTGTTCATGGGGGAAGAGTATGGTGAATCCGAGCCATTTCAGTTCTTCTGCTCGTTCGGCGATGAGAACCTAATTGAAGCCGTCCGTCGTGGGCGGCGAGAGGAATTCGCCGCTTTGGCCTTTCATTGGAAAGAGGAAGTGCCGGATCCGAACGTCGTGGAGACGTTTGTACGTTCTCGGTTGAGCTGGCGGTGGGAAGACGATCCCGTTCGCGCGGGGATGCGGCGTCTGTATCGAGCGTTGCTGCACGCACGGCGCGTGTGGCCTGCGCTCGTCGATCGAGAGCACACCGAGGTGTCGATCGTATCTCGCGATGGTCAACCTGCGCGGTTGATCATCGAGCGCGGGAGCAAGCGCGAACTTCATATCGTGTTCAACTTGCTTGACGGCGTGCAGCCGCTTGAGGAATCGTCCAAGTCCGACCGAGTTGTACTGCTGAGCACAGCGGTGTTTCGCTACGGGGGCCGACGCCAGACCGCGACGTCCGAGTTGCTGCCCTTCGAGGTTGTCGTAAAGGGGCCGATCGCGTGGAAGCTGGAAGGTTAG